The following is a genomic window from Methanolinea sp..
ACATCCCCGACGAGAGAGGCGACCGGGTCGCGCCGGACGGGACCCGGTACCGGAAGGTCGGGTTCGAAGAGGCATACGCGCTCGTCTCCCGCGAGAGGCCCGGGTACCACGACATCTTCCACAGGGTCCCTTCCCGCGACGTCCGCCGCGTATTCAAGCCCGAGGTCGAGATAGGCCGGATTTCCCGCCGGGACGCGCGGGTGGAGAGGCTCCTCTCCGTTTTCTCCCTCCCGCCGGGGGCGATGGGGTGCACCGGCTCGCACCTCTGCGGGCTCGCGGACGACTCTTCTGACATCGACCTCGTGGTCTACGGGGATTACTACTTCCACGCCATCCGGCGGCTCAGGCTCGCCGTCGAGAAGGGGCTCATCGACCCCGTGGACGGGGAGACGTGGAGGAGGATATACGAGAAGAGGAGGCCGGAGATAGGCTTCGAGGAGTTCCTCGCGCACGAGGTGCGGAAATGGAACCGCGGGATGATCGGCGGGACGTACTTCGACATCCTCTACACCCGGGAGTACGGCGAACTCCTCGAAACGCCCCACGTGAAGGGGCGGGCGCTCGGGAGGAAGACCATCGAGGCGAGGGTCACCGACGCGCGTTTCGCCCACGACAGCCCGGCAATATACCGGGTGGACCACGAGGAGGTCGGGACGGTCCTCTCCTTCACCCACACCTACAGCGGCCAGGCACGGGAGGGAGAGGTCATCGAGGCGCGGGGTGTCCTCGAGGAACACGCCGACGGTCTCTGCCTCGTCGTGGGGACGACGCGCGAGGCGAGGGGGGAGTACATCCGCTCGCTCTCACTCCTCGGCGAGGTCTGAAAGGGGAGGGAGATCGACCCGCGCGGACAGCGGTCCGGGAAACCGGCACGCGGTGGTCCTCTCACCCGAGGATGTCGGAGAGCCTCCTGCCCATCGGGAGGCATTCCGCGTGGAACGGGCACGACCTGCAGCGCGGGCCTGTCACCCTCGCGGGAACCTTCCCGGAGATGACCTCGCGCGCGCTCTCGAGGGCACGGAGAAACCGCCGCTTGTCGACAGGGTTCGGCGTGCAACTCCTCGACACGCCTGAAGGGATGTACTCGATAGAACCGTGCGGCACGTCCCTCCCCGCGGCATCGGAGAGGAGGAGCATGTAGCCGAAGACGCGCAGCCGGTCGGAGGCGTGAGTGCCGGATGGCGGGGCGTGGACCGCGCGAACGACGGCAAAGTGCGGGACCGCGTCAAAGACCTTGTCGACGTTTCCCACGAGGCCGAACCTGCGCGACGCGAGGGGGAGGTCCGATTCCCGCGGGAGGGGCCATGGACCTCCCCGTGCGCACCTCTCGATGCATTCACCGAGGAACTCCCGGAGCGAGGGATCTATCCCGGGATCGATCGCGAGGGCCTCGTCCCAGATCCTCTCCGGGTCGAGTTCCCTGCCGAGGTGGGATGCAACTTGCCTGCAGAGCACGTATCTCGGTCCCGGTCCCCTGGGCGTCCCCGTTCTCCTCTCGAGGTACAAGCGCATCGGGCAGAAGGCGGCCGTCACGACGGCCGATACCGGCACCATCACGGTGCTCCCATCCTCACCGCGAGAGTCCACGGGTCGCCACCCTGCCACCGCGGGGTCCTTCCCTTCTCCTCGCGTTCCGAGCCCAAATACCGAGATCCCGCGCGGTGTCCCTGCCATTTTCGGCCGGGAAAGGGTTTTGCACTCGCGCGGAGAAGAGTACACCCATGACTTCCCACGAGATCGCCGTCAATATCCCCAACACCCTGGACCCTGTCTACAGTAACATGATCCAGATCGCGTACAAGGAAGATGAATTCACCTTTATCTTCCTCCACCAGATCCCGGGGGTGAACCAGGCGCGTGCGAAGGCGATCGTGAGCATTACCCCGCAGCACGCAAAGACTCTCCTCGCCGTCTTTTCAAAGACCATGGCCGATTACGAGGCGAAGTTCGGGAAGGTCGAATCGACGGGGGGAAAGCAGGAAGGAGAGAGCGTGACGACGATCCGCGGCTATTCATGAAAGGTCACGCGTCGCGCAAGGACGATTGCGGGAAAAGCGCGGCCAATGGCGAAACCTTTCCCAACCTTCATATTTCAGGACGTCGAATCTAATGGACAATCGTGCCGCCATGGCTTAGTGGTATAGCGGCTGATTCGTAATCAGCAGGTCGGGGGTTCAAATCCCTCTGGCGGCTCTCCGGATTTCCCCTATTTCGCTTTTCATTTCCCTCTCCGCGCGGGAACCGCCGGAATATAACGGATACCTTGATGCAGTCGGTTGCTGCATTCTCCTGCACGGGATCGCATGTGGGAGCCGGCCCTGCTCGATCCCCTCGTCATCCTCGTGGCCCGGGTCATCGGGACGAGCCTCGAGACGATAAGGACGAACTACATCAACCGCGGCCACTCGAACCTCGCCACGAGGATTGGGGTGGTCAAGGTCGCGATATGGCTCTTCTCGACGGGGCTCGTCTTCTCGAATCTCCGGGACGTCCTCGGGATCACCGCGTACGTAGCCGGTTATGCCATCGGGACGGTCATCGGGATGCGGATCGAGGAGAGGATAAGTCTCGGGAGTGTCATCGTCAGGGTGTTCCACCCGGGAGACCCTACTCCCCTTCGTGGAGAAGTGCGGCGAAATGGGTTTTGGCATCACGCGCCTCGATGGAAGGGGGTAACCGCGCGTCACCCGTTGCCGTCCTCTACATGGTCGTTCCCCGCGCGCACCTCCGGGAACTCCTCTCTCCCCTCGGCACTGGATACGATTACCTCATCTACAGGGTGGATGACGTGAGGCCGGGGAGCGGGGAGTCGCGGATCTTCCACGGGGCGACGATAAGATGGTGGGAACGGTTCCTCGGCCTCTGAATCGAATTCCACGCCACGTCCCCGCGCCCGCGGATGGTGGCCTGCCCGCGGGTGCATGACCACGGGTTCACGGGGTGCATGCGCGCAGGACCCTGACCCATTCCGCGAGGACTTCACGGAGGGTCTCCCTCGTCTCTTCCACCCTCTCCCCGTCGACGATGCTCCCTGTATCGGGGGAAGACCGGGCAGACTCGTAGACGGCGCGGTTCATCTCGACCTGGATCCAGGGGACACCCGTGTGCCAGTAGTGTGCATTCACGATGAAGCCGCCGTGGAACGGGTGGTTGATCTCGACTCCCCCCTTGCCCGCGAAATGCTCGCGGATCGAGTCCCTCAGCGCCAGTATCCACCCCGCGGGGCATGTCGGGAGGGCACCGGGCCGCGCATTGCCGGTGCCATCACCGTTGTTGGAGAGGCAGAAGAGGGGTCTCTTCTTCCCCTCGTCGGGCTGCCCCGGGAGTCCCACGGGGACCATCGTGTGGCAGTCGAGGCCCGCGAGGATCCTCCGGGATGGTTTGTGGGCGAGGAGAACGCGGTCGATCTCGGCGTGGTACGGGAAGTAGTGGGAGAGCAGGAGCCTGTGGATGCAGGGGAGATCCGGCTGCCACCCGTCCTTCCACACGGGCTGCCCGAGGGATGTCCTCGTCTTGACGACACCGTCGGGGTAGCGGGGGGGAAGGTGGTACGGCGGCCTGTTGAGGTCGACGACCACGCGCGAGATCTCGGAGCGGAGGCAGGAAATGACGCTGTCCCCCATGTCGTAGAGGAGGTCTGACGCGGGATCGCTGTAGTAGGAGAGTGCGCGATCGGAAAGGGATACCCGGGACCGCACCTCTCGCGGGACGCGGACCCCGCAGTGCGGGATTGAGACGAGGATCGGGAGCCTCTTTTTCACCCGTCATCCCTCCCGTCTCTCCATCCCGTCCCGCTCCGGGAGACGTAGTCCCTGAGGTAGTCGGCGACACAGATACCGTATACCTCGACGTCGTGGAAGGTCCCCCACCAAAGGGCGTGCCCCGCGAGTGTCCCCTCGTGCCTGAACCCGGTAGCCGAGAGGACGCGGGCGGATGGAGCGTTCCACGCGAGGTGCCGCGCGTAGACGCGGTGGAGGCCGAGGCCGAAGAAACCGAGTTCCAGGAGGGCTGATACAGCCTCCCTCGCGTATCCCCTCCCCCGAAAGGGCCTGCAGATCCAGTACCCGAGTTCCGCGTGCGCGTGCTCCGCGTTGACCCTAAGACCCGCAGCCCCGGCGAGGATGCCGGTATCCCTCTCGCACACCGCGTAGACAAATGAAGTCCCCTTTCTCCTCCCCTCCTCCTGACGGAGTATCCAGTCGAGTGCATCCTCCGGGGTCGAGGGGCAGGAATCGCCGAGTACCCCTGCCGCGATCGCGGGGTCGTCGAGGGCCCCGCGGAGGGCCGCGGCATCGCCGCGGTGAAATGGCCGCAGCAGCAGTCTCTCCGTGTACATCAGTTCCGGGACCGGCACGCGGGAAGTCATCCGGTAAGGAGTGGTAAACCCGCATTTCACTTATGGGTATTGGCATTCCGTGAAATCCGGGGAACTTTTTGCCCCGGGAGACCGTTTGCAGGACTGCAAGCCGGACGGCGCACATTTCCGGGAATCCGGCGCGGACCACCACTTTTGGCAACCGGGCGGGGACCGGTGGGAACCGGAGGGGCAATATCCTCGCCCGCAGATATTAAGACGCGGCAAGTACCGGTGGGATGGGAGAGATGCGCGAAGCGGGCGTGAAGATTCTCCTTGGGAGGGGCACGGTTGCACTGATCCTCGGGATCCCTGCCTTTCTCTGCGGGTATTTCTCGATTGGAATCGCGATAGGGAACGCCACGGTGTTCGATCCGAGGGACTTGCTCGTTGTCTCTGCCGCGGCTCTCGCGGGGCCGGCCGGGGGCGGCCTCTCCGGGTTCCTCGCGGGACTCGGAGGGCCGGATATCTCCGTCATGCTCCTTTTCTACACGATCGGGGGAACGCTCTCCGGGTTCCTCGCGAGGATCCTCACCGGGAGGGGAGAGTGGCTGGGAGGATCCGCGCTCGGACTCGGTGCATGCTACCCTCTCGCGGGGCTCCTTGCGATCGCGAAGGGTTACTGGGACTGGATTGCTCCCCTCGCACTCCAGTCGCTCGTCATGCAGTGCGTAAGCATCCTCGTCCTGTCCATCATCCAGTCCCTTGGGCTGCACGCGATCATCGCGGGTGAGGGTCCGGGAGGTTCCCTCGGGGGCGTGGTGTGATAGCGAGGGGTATCCCTCCCACCCTCGCTGCGGAAATACCGTGTCGCAGTTTCCGATTCCGGTCCTTGCGGGAGTATTCGCCGCGCACAAGTCCGGGATCCGGCAGTCAAGGGAAATGGCACGACGTCCCGTGCTGCCGGTCCGCGCGGCATGCACGGTGATCCATTCGATTTTCCAAGAACAGTTTCCCCGCGGAAAGCCAGCGGTCACCCCGGTATCGACCGCGAGGTACCCGTTTGCGGTCATCTGGGGAGTTGATACCGGGTGACCAGGCCATTCAAGGTGTGGAGGGCTGCATTCCGTCCACATGGAGGGTGCCAGACAATAAATAGGTGACCGCGAGAGTGTGCATGTCACCTGTCTAGCATGGGTCTTATGGCGTGCGTGACTAATAAAGATTATGACCCTTGCAAAGTGACGCGGGGGTTAGCGGGGGCATCGCCCCGCGGGAAATCGCGGGATATGGACGGGGAAAGAGAAAAACGACAGGATGAAAGGGAAAAATGCGATCTCTGCGGGAGGCCGGCGATCGGGCTCCAGGTGATGGGGTGCTGCGGTTACCGGGTCTGCGAGGACCATGCCGACCCCCGTCTCCGCGACCTTGAACCCGGGGGGAGGCTCGAATGGGGGGGCTGTTACTTCATGAGGTTCGGGTAACCCGCGTCTCCTGCCATCAGACATGGTTCGCGGTGACCTTCCAATCTGGGATACCCCTCGACCTCCCGTACGCGGTCAGGAAGATCTCCTGGAAGATCCAGGCGGCGAGCTCGAAATCGCCCCCGCCGTACGGGATCCCCCCCTCGAGCGATGGCAGGATTATCGACTGGTGCGATTCCCTCGCGAGGACCGAGGAGGACGAACCCGTCACGGCAATGCAGCACGCTCCTTTCCGCGTGGCATTGCGGAAGTGCGAGAGGACTTCGTCCCTCTTGCCGGACCTCGAGAAGAAGATCGCGAGGTCATCCTTCCTCACCGGGTCCCGGACCTGGTCCCCGAGCCAGAAGACCTGTTTTTCCGGCGCGAGGAAGTGCCGGAGTCGTATCGCCATCGCGAGCGCGGCACTGCCGCTCCGCCCGAATCCGTACAAGTGAATCGCGCGGGCAGAATCAATCTCCCCCGCGAGGCGATCGATCTCCGGCTCCATCCTCTCGATGGTGCAGAACACTTCGCGGGCGAAATCCCCGTACACTTTCAAGACCCTCTCCGTCTCCTGCATGCTCTCCCTTGCGGTGTAAACGGTCCCTTCTATTTTCAATTCACATGAACATTAAGTCGTCCCAAGAATGTCATCTCCGTCCCGGCAGGACAGGTCACTGCAGGGGATACTTTGCGGATGAGGGACAGTTGCTATTCACACGTTCTGCATATGAGAAGAATCTCATGATAGCTCCGCCATTTTCCACGGAAAAAACAGTCTGAACGCCCCAGCCGGGATTTGAACCCGGGTCGGAAGCTCCGGAGGCTCCCAGGATGTCCACTACCCTACCGGGGCAAAAAGGTCTTTAGTAATTGGCCCCTCCTCCCGTAAAAATATTTTCCGAAATTCCCAGAGGATATGGAATTAGTCTCCTGCCGGAAAGGATTGCAGGATCGACTCTCCCATCATGCTCCATGCGACCTGTATGTATACCATATCCTGCACGCCCCCTCGTGGCTCACCATGCAGGGTCCAACAGGCTTTCGGGGCGTGCATGCGGTCCCGTAGAGCCTGCAGTCCGTCGGCGACGCGATCCCCCGGAGTACCCTGTCACAGATGCACGCGGTATGTTTCTCCACGTGGCGGATGGAAAGGTCGAACTTCTTCTCGGCGTCGTACTGTTCGAATTCCGGCCGGAGCTTGAGGCCTGATGCGGGGATGACGGGAAAGCCGCGCCACTCGGCGTCCACGGGCGCAAAGACCTCGTACATCATCTCCATTGCCCTCCTGTTCCCCTCCCTCGTGACCGCCCGGGGGTACGCATTCTCCACGCGTGCTTCCCCGTTCCTTATCTGCTTCACGAGCATGAGGAGACCGAGGAGGATGTCCTCCGGTTCGAATCCCGCGACGACCTGGGGGACAGGGAACTGCTCGTAGTCCCTGTACCCCGCGACGGTGCACACGTGCCCCGGGAGGATGAACCCGTGGAGGTGCGCCTCCCCTTGCTCGAGGAGCCACTTCATCGCGGGGGGGACGAGCCGGTGGCAGGAGAGGATGCTGAAGTTCTCGGGGGGCCTTGAGAGGATGGTCGCGGCGACCGTGGGTGCGGTGGTCTCGAAACCGACGGAGATGAAGACAACCTCCTTCCTCGTATTCCGCGCGATCTCGACCGCCCTGTGGATCCCCTGCACGACCCTCACGTCCCCGCCGGAGGACTCGAGCGATCCGCTGCTCCCCGGGACCCTGAGGAGATCGCCGTACGTCGCGATGGTATACCCCCTGCCCGCGAGTTCGAGCGCGGCATCGATCTCCCCCTGCGGCGTGATGCAGACAGGGCAGCCGGGACCCATCACGACCTTCAATCCCGGGGGGAGCATCCGCCGGAGCCCAGAACGCGAGATCGAGGCCTCGTGCGTCCCGCAGATGTGCATGATGGTGATGTCCCTGTCGACGAGTTCCCCGAGTTTTTCCGATATTTCCCTTCCCACGGAAGCCATTTCCAGTTATATTTTGTATCCTGACTGATAATGATACTCCCATGGTCGGTCAATGGAGCCCGGAAAACTCGTTTTCGCCTGGCATGCCGTGGATCCCCGCCCTCCACGGGAACGTCCTCTCGGTCTTTATCCTCCTGTCCGGTGCCGTCATCGCGGTAGTGCTCTTCTTTTGCGTTGGCTGGCTGCAGAAGAAGGCAGACAGGACGGCCTCCCAGATCGACGATATCGTCCTTGCGGCCATCGGTACCCCGGCGGTCATCGCGACGTTCATCGTCTCGATCTACCTCGCACTCAGGTTCGCGGACCTCCCCCCCTCGCTCGACTGGCTGGTAGACAGCAAGTACTTCAACGCGGTGTACATCATCCTCGGCGCGTGGGCGGTCTCGAGCTTCGCATACAACTTCATCAGCACGTACGGACACCGGATCGCCTCCGTCACCGCGACGGACATCGACGACAGGATGGTCGCTCTCGGGCTCATCGTGGTGAAGTACATCATATGGTTCGCGGCGCTCCTCCTCATCCTCCACATCCTTGAAGTCGATATCACGCCGCTGCTCGCGGGCGCGGGTATCGTGACACTCGCGGTCGCCCTCGCGGCGCAGGACATATTCTCCAACTTCTTCGGGGGCGCGGTCATCGCGGTCGACAAGCCGTTCCGCCTGAACGACCGCATCCAGATCGACCAGTTCTCTGGGGACGTGATCCACGTGGGCCCGAGGAGCACGCGCATCAGGACCCTCGACAACCAGATCGTCACGATACCGAACTCGAAGCTCGTGAACAATTACATCGTGAATTACGCCATGCCCGAGCCCCGGATGAAGGTCAGGATCCCTGTCGGCGTGGCGTACGGTTCTGACGTGAGGAAGGTCAAGGAGACGCTCACTGCGATCGCGAGGGAGGCCGCGGAGACTTACCCGTTCATCCTCGCCGAACCGGCACCCGTCGCCTACTTCCTCGAGTTCGGGGAGTCGAGCCTGAACTTCCAGCTCGTCGTCTGGATCAACGATTTTTCCCTCGCGTTCGAGACGAAGGATGCCCTGAACATGCTCATCGCGGACCGGTTCGCGAGGGAAGGGATCGAGATCCCGTTCCCGCAGCTGGACGTCCGCGTCAGGGACCGGGGCGGCTGAAAGGGGAAGGCCGCGAACACAACCTATTTCGTCGCCCCCGCGGAGGAGGTGTGTATGATAGGGATCTCGACGTTCTGCCTCCACGATAGACCGCTCGAGTCTGCCCTCGAGGAGCTCTCGTCGCGGACCGGCCTCGTGGAGATAATGGACGACGGGCTCCACCGCCTCGAGTCCGCGGAATTACTCGAGTCTTTCCCATTCCGCTACATGTTCCACGCGCCGTGCCGGAGCATCAACATCGCGAGCATCCACGAGCCCATCAGGAAGGCGAGCGTCGAGGTGATCGGGAACGCGTTCGACATCGCGTCGGAGGTCGGGGCGAACGTGGTCGTCCACCCCGGTTACTTCGCGTGGAAACAGGAGAGGGAACGCGCACTCTCGCAGATGAAACGGTCGCTCCGCGAGCTCTCTGTCCGCGCGTCGGAGAGGAGCATCGCGTTTTTCGTCGAGAACATGGGGAATTGGGACTACTTCTTCCTGCGCGAACCGTCGGAACTCGAGCTCCTCGATGGCATAGGCCTCGCCCTCGACGTGGGGCATGCCCACCTCAACCGTTGTCTCCCCGGCTTCCTCGAGGCAAGGATATCACACGTCCACCTCCACGACAACGACGGGAAGGAGGACGCGCACCTCGCCGTGGGCAGGGGCACCATCGATTTCCACCCTGTCCTGCGGGCAATCCGGAGGGATGCCGCCGTGCCCGTGCTCGAGGTAGCCTCGCTCGAGGGGACGGACGAGAGCATCCGTGCACTCGCCAAGATGCAGGGGCACCTGTGAGAAAAGCGCGGATGATTTCCCCGCGAAGGCTCGCGGTTACCCGCGCGGTGCACCCTCCGCAATCTTTTAAACGGTTCACGTCGATTATTGTTCCCACAACTGCCTTTGTGGCTCAGTCGGTAGAGCGACACCTTGGTAAGGTGTAGGTCGGGGGTTCGATTCCCCCCAAAGGCTTGGTAAAAGTTCAATTCTCACACGGACTCTATTTATAAATGGCACATTAAACCAGCAATGGAATCGTGTTTTCATGGAAGCGCAAAATAACACGCCAAGTATTCTGAAAGTGCGCTTCAAAAAGCAATCGCGGAAAAACGCATCACAGGAGAAAACCGCGATCTTTCGTTGATTTTTCAACGAGATTCACGGCACATCCCAACTTTCATCGCGACGCCGTTCAATGCTCTTCTCTGTTCTGGTGGGGTGTGAGTGCTACCCGGAAAAACCTCATAGGGGTGCCACTTATCCTGTTCGAAGTCGAAAGCTCGAACAATTTTTTTTAAAAGAGAGAGTCACTGTGAAGGCGATGTCCGGAGCGGGCCAACCTGTTTCCATGAATTGACCGGCAGTCCTTTTCACATCCCTTACACCGTACTCTCTCCCCCTGCGGGGAGGAGAACTCAAAGGATGAACGAGATGACAAACGGTATTCCTCCATTTCTCCTAAAGGTACTCGAGGGAGAATCGGTATCCAAGAATAAGCTGGCCATTCTCCCGAACATACCAATATTTCGGAGATCCGTACGATCCACATCCCGTCCCTCACTAAAGGTCAGGGGTGGATCCTCCACGCTCCCCATCCTATTTTTTCCGGCCGTGCCTGGGGGCTTGCCTTGCACCACAGAAGAT
Proteins encoded in this region:
- a CDS encoding DNA polymerase subunit beta codes for the protein MTGDKPIRLRDFVEDTGGWLYAVAAYDNRERVGCLLRYIPDERGDRVAPDGTRYRKVGFEEAYALVSRERPGYHDIFHRVPSRDVRRVFKPEVEIGRISRRDARVERLLSVFSLPPGAMGCTGSHLCGLADDSSDIDLVVYGDYYFHAIRRLRLAVEKGLIDPVDGETWRRIYEKRRPEIGFEEFLAHEVRKWNRGMIGGTYFDILYTREYGELLETPHVKGRALGRKTIEARVTDARFAHDSPAIYRVDHEEVGTVLSFTHTYSGQAREGEVIEARGVLEEHADGLCLVVGTTREARGEYIRSLSLLGEV
- a CDS encoding Dna2/Cas4 domain-containing protein, whose amino-acid sequence is MDSRGEDGSTVMVPVSAVVTAAFCPMRLYLERRTGTPRGPGPRYVLCRQVASHLGRELDPERIWDEALAIDPGIDPSLREFLGECIERCARGGPWPLPRESDLPLASRRFGLVGNVDKVFDAVPHFAVVRAVHAPPSGTHASDRLRVFGYMLLLSDAAGRDVPHGSIEYIPSGVSRSCTPNPVDKRRFLRALESAREVISGKVPARVTGPRCRSCPFHAECLPMGRRLSDILG
- a CDS encoding DUF5698 domain-containing protein; the protein is MWEPALLDPLVILVARVIGTSLETIRTNYINRGHSNLATRIGVVKVAIWLFSTGLVFSNLRDVLGITAYVAGYAIGTVIGMRIEERISLGSVIVRVFHPGDPTPLRGEVRRNGFWHHAPRWKGVTARHPLPSSTWSFPARTSGNSSLPSALDTITSSTGWMT
- a CDS encoding GNAT family N-acetyltransferase, which produces MPVPELMYTERLLLRPFHRGDAAALRGALDDPAIAAGVLGDSCPSTPEDALDWILRQEEGRRKGTSFVYAVCERDTGILAGAAGLRVNAEHAHAELGYWICRPFRGRGYAREAVSALLELGFFGLGLHRVYARHLAWNAPSARVLSATGFRHEGTLAGHALWWGTFHDVEVYGICVADYLRDYVSRSGTGWRDGRDDG
- a CDS encoding DUF3467 domain-containing protein translates to MTSHEIAVNIPNTLDPVYSNMIQIAYKEDEFTFIFLHQIPGVNQARAKAIVSITPQHAKTLLAVFSKTMADYEAKFGKVESTGGKQEGESVTTIRGYS
- a CDS encoding mechanosensitive ion channel, whose amino-acid sequence is MPWIPALHGNVLSVFILLSGAVIAVVLFFCVGWLQKKADRTASQIDDIVLAAIGTPAVIATFIVSIYLALRFADLPPSLDWLVDSKYFNAVYIILGAWAVSSFAYNFISTYGHRIASVTATDIDDRMVALGLIVVKYIIWFAALLLILHILEVDITPLLAGAGIVTLAVALAAQDIFSNFFGGAVIAVDKPFRLNDRIQIDQFSGDVIHVGPRSTRIRTLDNQIVTIPNSKLVNNYIVNYAMPEPRMKVRIPVGVAYGSDVRKVKETLTAIAREAAETYPFILAEPAPVAYFLEFGESSLNFQLVVWINDFSLAFETKDALNMLIADRFAREGIEIPFPQLDVRVRDRGG
- a CDS encoding SIS domain-containing protein, with product MQETERVLKVYGDFAREVFCTIERMEPEIDRLAGEIDSARAIHLYGFGRSGSAALAMAIRLRHFLAPEKQVFWLGDQVRDPVRKDDLAIFFSRSGKRDEVLSHFRNATRKGACCIAVTGSSSSVLARESHQSIILPSLEGGIPYGGGDFELAAWIFQEIFLTAYGRSRGIPDWKVTANHV
- a CDS encoding N-formylglutamate amidohydrolase gives rise to the protein MKKRLPILVSIPHCGVRVPREVRSRVSLSDRALSYYSDPASDLLYDMGDSVISCLRSEISRVVVDLNRPPYHLPPRYPDGVVKTRTSLGQPVWKDGWQPDLPCIHRLLLSHYFPYHAEIDRVLLAHKPSRRILAGLDCHTMVPVGLPGQPDEGKKRPLFCLSNNGDGTGNARPGALPTCPAGWILALRDSIREHFAGKGGVEINHPFHGGFIVNAHYWHTGVPWIQVEMNRAVYESARSSPDTGSIVDGERVEETRETLREVLAEWVRVLRACTP
- the hypD gene encoding hydrogenase formation protein HypD, with the protein product MASVGREISEKLGELVDRDITIMHICGTHEASISRSGLRRMLPPGLKVVMGPGCPVCITPQGEIDAALELAGRGYTIATYGDLLRVPGSSGSLESSGGDVRVVQGIHRAVEIARNTRKEVVFISVGFETTAPTVAATILSRPPENFSILSCHRLVPPAMKWLLEQGEAHLHGFILPGHVCTVAGYRDYEQFPVPQVVAGFEPEDILLGLLMLVKQIRNGEARVENAYPRAVTREGNRRAMEMMYEVFAPVDAEWRGFPVIPASGLKLRPEFEQYDAEKKFDLSIRHVEKHTACICDRVLRGIASPTDCRLYGTACTPRKPVGPCMVSHEGACRIWYTYRSHGA
- a CDS encoding sugar phosphate isomerase/epimerase, with the protein product MIGISTFCLHDRPLESALEELSSRTGLVEIMDDGLHRLESAELLESFPFRYMFHAPCRSINIASIHEPIRKASVEVIGNAFDIASEVGANVVVHPGYFAWKQERERALSQMKRSLRELSVRASERSIAFFVENMGNWDYFFLREPSELELLDGIGLALDVGHAHLNRCLPGFLEARISHVHLHDNDGKEDAHLAVGRGTIDFHPVLRAIRRDAAVPVLEVASLEGTDESIRALAKMQGHL